Proteins from one Aspergillus nidulans FGSC A4 chromosome VIII genomic window:
- a CDS encoding metalloendopeptidase WSS1 (transcript_id=CADANIAT00002410) encodes MRELDPLVGVYQHDRHRPRESEALLILRKIASLVRPIMRRRSWRVGTLCEFFPQQRNLLGLNVNGGEKICLRLRHAGDQSQFLPLDQVVDTMLHELCHIVHGPHNQQFHALWNQLRDEHTELTMKGYTGEGFLSHGRRLGGAKVPIDEARRRARAAAEQRRTLYAGSGQRVGGTGPARGADMRKVIADAAQRRIEVTQGCASGADNSTELAEEASRNGFRTKAEEDDANEQAIMQVYIDLIEEEEREKYGPSYIPPSQDNPAGSRTTLTPPPVPEHSKPSLPLVCRILDLSGLHAGKPIQLSVLRCMCIRTSSACHFPVGFWAPQHGEVQLHDYAQ; translated from the exons ATGCGTGAACTAGACCCGCTAGTGGGCGTGTACCAGCACGATAGGCATCGACCGAGGGAGTCGGAGGCCCTTTTAATCCTTCGAAAGATAGCTTCATTGGTAAGACCGATAATGCGCCGACGGTCATGGAGAGTTGGAACACTCTGCGAGTTCTTTCCACAGCAGCGGAACCTTCTTGGCCTTAATGTCAACGGTGGGGAGAAGATCTGTCTGCGCCTCCGACATGCCGGGGACCAGAGCCAGTTTCTACCGCTTGATCAGGTAGTAGACACCATGCTACACGA ACTGTGCCATATTGTACACGGCCCACACAACCAACAGTTCCATGCCCTCTGGAACCAACTACGCGATGAACATACAGAACTCACCATGAAAGGCTACACCGGCGAAGGCTTTCTATCACATGGAAGGCGTTTGGGCGGAGCGAAGGTGCCTATTGATGAGGCTCGTAGGAGAGCcagagctgctgcagagcaGAGGCGAACTCTCTACGCCGGATCAGGCCAGCGAGTGGGAGGGACAGGTCCAGCGCGAGGAGCTGATATGCGAAAGGTCATAGCTGATGCAGCTCAAAGACGCATAGAAGTGACTCAGGGTTGTGCCTCCGGAGCTGACAACTCCACTGAGCTCGCGGAGGAGGCTTCCAGGAATGGCTTCCGAACAaaggccgaggaagatgatgcaaaCGAACAAGCGATCATGCAGGTCTATATTGATTtaattgaggaagaagaaagggagaagTACGGACCATCGTATATCCCCCCAAGTCAGGATAACCCAGCAGGATCTCGAACAACCCTCACGCCTCCGCCGGTACCTGAACACAGCAAGCCAAGCCTGCCG CTTGTATGCCGAATCTTGGACTTGTCCGGTTTGCACGCTGGAAAACCCATCCAACTTTCTGTGTTGCGATGCATGTGCATCCGAACGTCCTCGGCCTGTCATTTCCCGGTCGGTTTCTGGGCCCCCCAGCACGGCGAGGTCCAGCTCCACGACTACGCCCAGTAG
- a CDS encoding DUF1776 domain-containing protein (transcript_id=CADANIAT00002411), with protein sequence MTSDDQFFFDYLASVPHDVRRYANSVAEAIDRHVDHVADAVRDTLSHQSWLPPSVRPSPIVRHFSSRPQSLYDRVHSWVIQNRAWSAAILAFVGTTGVLYLGDKKLRTKRRKAKRSANGARKEIIAVAGSPHEPMTRSIAADLDRRGYIVYITVSSAEEEHLVRAENRPDIRPLWLDLTTLPSSPSEIHSSLNEIHSLITQPHAPMAGVPPHVCQLSGLILVPSPKFVAGPVATIPPSSWVDTINTRLLSPILTTQLFLPLLTLRNTNSTIILVYPSISSSLSAPFAGPEVATARALSGFATSLRRELSLLQHHNIDLVELKLGNIDLGPQYRAPNSHIAGTEVLTWSVQQRALYGPQYLNSIEQKPVASAGPGYIRGSPARALHNALLDALEPTSKNIFGQRTAKKPVRYAGRGARTYHWIGQWTPPGLVGWMLGLRKGHASPVERASESGSETGWEKVDQ encoded by the exons ATGACTAGTGACGATCAGTTTTTTTTCGACTAT CTTGCGTCCGTTCCCCATGACGTAAGAAGATATGCGAACTCTGTGGCCGAGGCCATTGACCGACACGTCGACCACGTTGCGGACGCAGTTCGAGATACGCTTTCGCATCAATCATGGCTGCCTCCAAGTGTCAGGCCATCACCAATAGTTCGTCATTTCTCATCGCGGCCGCAATCACTATATGATCGCGTGCACAGCTGGGTTATACAGAACCGAGCATGGAGCGCCGCTATCCTAGCGTTCGTGGGCACGACCGGTGTCCTGTATCTTGGTGATAAAAAGTTGAGGACCAAGCGACGGAAGGCAAAGCGATCTGCTAATGGTGCCCGGAAGGAGATAATAG CTGTTGCTGGGTCGCCGCATGAGCCGATGACTAGGTCAATAGCGGCGGATTTGGATCGCCGCGGGTATATCGTCTATATCACTGTGTCgtctgcagaagaagaacaccTTGTTCGGGCAGAGAATCGCCCTGACATCAGGCCTTTGTGGCTAGATTTGACAACA CTCCCGTCATCGCCATCGGAGATACACTCTTCTTTGAATGAGATTCACAGCCTGATTACTCAACCGCACGCCCCCATGGCTGGAGTGCCACCGCATGTCTGCCAGTTGAGCGGACTTATACTAGTCCCTTCGCCAAAGTTCGTAGCGGGACCAGTTGCTACGATTCCACCATCATCGTGGGTCGATACTATTAACACACGCCTTCTCTCGCCTATTTTAACCACCCAGCTCTTTCTACCGCTTCTTACCCTGCGCAACACCAACAGCACTATAATTCTTGTATACCCGTCCATATCTTCATCCCTCTCAGCGCCTTTTGCTGGACCTGAAGTGGCCACAGCCCGCGCTCTGTCAGGCTTTGCGACATCCCTGCGAAGGGAATTAAGTCTTTTGCAGCACCACAATATTGACTTGGTGGAGTTGAAACTTGGGAATATCGACCTTGGGCCACAGTACCGGGCCCCCAATAGCCATATCGCAGGAACCGAAGTCCTCACTTGGAGCGTTCAACAGCGGGCTCTTTACGGACCACAATATCTCAACAGCATTGAACAAAAACCGGTAGCCTCAGCTGGACCTGGTTACATACGGGGATCGCCTGCTAGGGCGCTTCATAATGCGCTGCTTGATGCCTTGGAACCCACATCTAAGAATATTTTTGGACAGcggacagcgaagaagcctGTCAGATACGCTGGAAGAGGCGCGCGGACTTATCATTGGATCGGACAGTGGACGCCCCCTGGATTAGTGGGTTGGATGTTAGGCCTGCGAAAAGGCCACGCATCTCCTGTCGAGAGGGCTAGCGAGAGTGGCAGCGAGACTGGTTGGGAAAAAGTTGACCAGTAG
- a CDS encoding uncharacterized protein (transcript_id=CADANIAT00002412) → MASQLENVLLPFRPHRPGVGLNHYRVARGPTVSYSGGIRLLAI, encoded by the exons ATGGCCTCTCAGCTAGAAAAC gTTCTGCTCCCATTTCGTCCCCACCGACCAGGAGTTGGACTGAACCACTATCGAGTCGCCCGTGGTCCGACGGTTTCATACTCAGGAGGTATTCGTCTCCTGGCGATCTGA
- a CDS encoding uncharacterized protein (transcript_id=CADANIAT00002413): MAYRPQFGNRSPSNEKFRSGAASPRVEHFDGEIPPALSPLDAFAFQGRLLARQLEDSARRDRRMSRLPPSSVARSLSRPRPGYFRSQSSNDAQRPEGGLARQPTQRARPEPEEPRFRPQSEHPRLSAVSHLASEKNYSGDEDETPKNESHSPAVDNECFKFDAVRAESPEEDVQIQASTEAPRRFYAASPTGVAPPGLSKASSTDSVSSRLNINRGLAPPASPMLRPSSSPRLQPESSDDDYSSNAGSTFSTSRKLSSASAMSMPHSPMPSTARSHPRSPSISSDASNSSHLPRPSFNFSRPMSRSSTSLSAPIGLGMSEQSSADTQGVMNRSNKPGPIVVPGPSDMPTTPSDEPSSAVSSYIYTKYTLPRGRGVPRDSVVFSGLQTPHFEWQEPLFESPEQRPKTAEPRESARTPSPSSTRQESPAPQKARSVYEAPASDDKLLTPVVSRSSANTTPLPDKSEPENVSPRARSSEVPRNDDVSETTSSADSASTLRPQTAKTAVPSAAITAEEHVAKGIQLHEKGSLNESTYHLRVAAKQDHPVAMLLYALACRHGWGMRPNQQEGVRWLRKAMDSVGLELSAESDPNVSAKSKELQKQYRAQFALSVYELGVSHLNGWGVEQDKALALRCFETAGRWGDVDALAEAGYCYAEGIGCKKDMKKAAKFYREAEAKGMSMVGNSWIYKEKYMSDDGSDTRSRGRGRHAHTPDKKGRSKSRTRSLFHRKKSNTTEA; the protein is encoded by the exons ATGGCCTACCGGCCGCAGTTCGGAAACCGTTCGCCTTCTAATGAAAAGTTCCGGAGCGGCGCCGCTTCGCCGCGCGTCGAACATTTCGATGGAGAAATCCCTCCGGCGCTATCCCCGCTAGATGCGTTCGCATTTCAGGGTCGGCTTCTGGCCCGCCAGCTGGAAGACTCGGCGCGAAGGGATCGACGCATGAGTCGCCTGCCCCCTTCCAGCGTTGCACGATCATTGTCCCGGCCTCGACCTGGCTATTTTCGATCCCAGTCGTCTAACGATGCCCAGAGACCTGAAGGAGGGCTCGCGAGACAACCAACCCAGAGAGCTCGTCCCGAACCAGAAGAACCTCGATTCCGTCCTCAATCAGAACACCCTCGGCTAAGCGCTGTATCCCATCTCGCAAGTGAGAAAAACTATTCAggtgacgaggatgagacACCGAAGAACGAATCCCATTCCCCAGCGGTTGATAACGAATGTTTCAAATTCGATGCGGTGCGAGCTGAATCACCAGAAGAGGACGTTCAGATTCAAGCTTCTACGGAAGCGCCACGCCGATTCTATGCTGCGTCTCCTACGGGTGTTGCACCCCCTGGCCTGAGCAAGGCTTCTTCAACCGACTCTGTTTCTTCCCGGTTAAATATCAATCGCGGCCTAGCCCCCCCGGCTTCGCCTATGCTTCGGCCGTCGAGCAGTCCTCGCCTCCAACCAGAAAGCTCGGACGATGACTACAGCTCCAACGCTGGCTCAACTTTTTCGACTTCGCGCAAACTGTCTTCCGCCAGCGCGATGTCCATGCCGCATTCTCCTATGCCTTCAACGGCCCGTTCACATCCTCGATCACCATCCATAAGCTCCGACGCCTCGAATtccagccatcttcctcgACCATCCTTCAATTTCTCACGACCTATGAGCAGATCCAGCACGAGTCTTTCTGCACCTATTGGACTTGGGATGTCAGAACAATCGTCTGCCGACACCCAGGGCGTGATGAACCGCAGTAATAAGCCTGGCCCCATTGTTGTGCCAGGGCCTTCGGACATGCCCACTACGCCCAGTGATGAGCCTTCATCAGCAGTCTCGTCGTACATATATACTAAGTACACCCTTCCGCGCGGACGCGGAGTGCCGAGGGATTCAGTCGTTTTCTCTGGCCTGCAGACGCCCCATTTTGAATGGCAGGAACCTCTGTTTGAGAGTCCTGAGCAGCGACCGAAGACTGCTGAGCCGCGGGAATCTGCCAGAACACCTTCCCCCTCATCAACTCGTCAAGAATCGCCAGCTCCGCAAAAAGCAAGATCGGTATATGAGGCTCCGGCGTCGGATGATAAACTCCTGACGCCGGTGGTTTCCAGATCATCAGCTAATACTACACCATTACCTGATAAGTCTGAACCTGAGAATGTCTCCCCTCGAGCACGGAGTTCCGAAGTGCCTAGAAATGATGATGTCTCGGAAACGACGTCTTCTGCAGACTCTGCATCTACACTACGTCCGCAGACCGCAAAGACGGctgttccttctgctgcgaTAACGGCGGAGGAGCACGTTGCAAAAGGCATTCAGCTCCACGAAAAGGGCTCATTAAACGAGTCCACTTATCATCTACGAGTTGCGGCAAAGCAAGACCACCCTGTTGCAATGCTGCTCTATGCCCTAGCCTGTCGACATGGCTGGGGCATGCGGCCGAATCAGCAGGAGGGTGTGCGTTGGTTGCGCAAGGCCATGGACTCTGTCGGCCTAGAACTATCTGCCGAATCCGACCCGAACGTGTCAGCCAAATCGAAGGAACTGCAGAAGCAATACCGCGCCCAATTCGCTTTGAGCGTTTACGAGCTCGGTGTAAGCCATCTGAATGGTTGGGGAgtcgaacaagacaaagccCTCGCCTTGCGTTGTTTTGAAACCGCCGGCCGATGGGGAGACGTTGATGCACTCGCCGAAGCAGGTTACTGTTATGCTGAAGGAATTGGCTGCAAAAAGGACATGAAGAAGGCGGCCAAGTTCTACCGCGAGGCCGAAGCTAAGGGAATGAGCATGGTTGGCAACAGCTG GATCTATAAAGAAAAGTACATGTCAGATGATGGGTCAGATACGCGGTCCCGAGGCCGGGGCCGCCATGCACACACTCCCGACAAAAAGGGACGCAGCAAATCACGAACGCGCAGTCTTTTCCACCGCAAAAAGTCCAACACCACTGAAGCATAG